GTTGGCAAGTATCCACAAAAAATGAGGGAAAGGCAATACCAATTTTACAGTGTTCCCATCTTTTGTTGTTTCCATCTTTTTCTTAAATATAATGTAACTATTATCTTTTGAAAATCGTCCTTTGGGAGAATGCGTTGATAAAACCAGAAGTTCCAACAGTTTTTCAAATAACTCTTGCTCTTCTATGAGTTTCAAAGGAAGTGGATTTTCCATTTTGAACTATTGACGTTATTTAATAGTATATCCAAAACTTAGGTAAGGATACAATAACGGGGTCTTATATAATCCATGTTTATCTCCAAAATTATTACTGACCCTTATCCGTAGCAGCATGAACGGCAATTTGTCATGCAAATAACTAATAAAAAGACAATTGTCAATACGACTCCTTTTTCGATATCCCATTACTCCATTCATTTTTGTTAGCAAACCATAATACATAACAATCCTATTGGAAAGAAAAAATACATGCGTTTCTTCTTCCTTCCCAATAGGATTTTTAACACTTTATTTTACTGTAACTGAAATAGTTCCAGCTTTCTTATCCTTATCAGTAACAGTCACTGAAGTGCTGCCAGCCTTGACACCTTTGATAATAATCTTTCCATCTTTGATTGTGACTGTGGCAATTTTCGTGTCCTTGGCGGTTGCTGTAAAAGGAGCGGAACCACCTTTTACAGTGACAGTCTCTTCCTTCCCGGCAGTTACGGATATAGACTTTTTATCGAAATCAAGTTCGGATGCCATATCTTTGACCATCACAGGAACCTTTCCTGTAAGTTTCTTTGAGTCGGAGATGAGTATGGTCGCTGTACCATTTTTGACACCGGTAATTGTAATAGTGTTCTTGTCTGCTTTAGCTGTTGCAATCTTGCTATCACTTGAGGTCACTGTAAATGGAGCCGTGCCACCGCTTACAGTCACCGTTGCTGTTTTACCGGGAGCCACTTCTACCTTAGAAGGGGTGCACTTGAGATCTGGAACTTTGGGGTCATCGTTCTTATCGCAGGAACCCATGGTTACTGCAAGAACACAGGCGAAAAACGCCATAGTGAATTTGATAAATTTTACTTTTTTCATTGTTCTTTTTTTTAAAACCTTGTTGTTTTGTTGAACGCTCTTTTATGCAATTGCAAAACAAAAGTAGTACT
The window above is part of the Butyricimonas paravirosa genome. Proteins encoded here:
- a CDS encoding Ig-like domain-containing protein — its product is MKKVKFIKFTMAFFACVLAVTMGSCDKNDDPKVPDLKCTPSKVEVAPGKTATVTVSGGTAPFTVTSSDSKIATAKADKNTITITGVKNGTATILISDSKKLTGKVPVMVKDMASELDFDKKSISVTAGKEETVTVKGGSAPFTATAKDTKIATVTIKDGKIIIKGVKAGSTSVTVTDKDKKAGTISVTVK